In the Sulfobacillus thermosulfidooxidans DSM 9293 genome, TATTGCACTGGCCATGGCTTATGGCGGCACGGCCCAGTTGGTTGCCGGGGTTTTGGAATATCCACGCGGCAACACTTTTGGAACAGTGGCCTTCTTTTCTTATGGGGCATTTTGGTGGTCCTTTGCTCTATTTGCGCACTATTTTGGATCGGCAGTGCCATCCGCATTCGTGGGATGGTACTTATTTATGTGGGGTATCTTTACTTTTTATATGTGGATCGCGACGTTCCGGATCAACCGTGCTTTACAACTTGTCTTCTTGTTTTTATGGCTGACCTTTGTCGTCTTGGCGGTCGGTACATGGACTCATTCGGCGTTAACTCAAGCTGGCGGATACCTTGGATTGATTACGGCACTTTTAGCCTTTTACGCGTCGGCGGCGGATGTTGTGAATCCCGCATTCGGACGGGATATTCTCCCACTTCATCCCTATTCGCCGGAATCATCGCAGAAAACGGCACGTCGTAGTGCCAGTTAAACGTCCTCGTCATCAAAACTCACAACCAACCGTAATAAAAGAGCAGAAGGGAAACTTTCTGCTCTTTTTTATTTGCCACGAAGTCGATACACTGGGAAAGGGGTTCGAAAGCCTATTTTGAATTTGACAAAGGATACAGCCAAAGGAGGGAATCCTGCCAAGATATTTAGCAGGGATACTCAGTGAAACAAGCTCTCGTAGTCGGTGGCACAGGCATGTTGGCGTCTTTAACGCCATGGCTTGTGGAACATGAATATTGGGTTAGTGTGATAGGGCGTTCTTCCAACAAATTGTTTCGCGTAATGAATCAAGTAGCGAACCGATCGCATTATGTGACGCCTTTGGTCCTCGATTATCACGACAATGCCAAAGTGCATAAATGGATCCAACATATTCAGTTAATGCAAGGTCCTATCGATTTGGTGGTGAGCTGGATCCATGAGCCTAAAGATCCTGTGCTTTTGGCTATTGGGGAAGAAATTACGGCATATCGTCATGATTCATGGCGACTGATTGATATTATCAGTAGTGCAAAACAAGATACCGTGTCGCATATTCAGCTTCCCCCAACCTGTCTGGTTCAGCGAGTGGTTTTAGGTTACCAGAAGACCTCTCAAGGGCCGCGTTGGTTAACCCATGAAGAAATTGTCGAGGGTGTTGTCCGTGCTATTGAACATTCCCAACAGCCCGTTGTTCCAGTGGGGGATATTGCGTTACCCCGTCCCGACAATATCCAGTAACGAGATCCGTCGCGCACCAGATTAGCGGAAATGGGTAATAGGCGAGAATCGGATGCGCGACGCGTCGCCAAAACTGTCCCCTTATTTTGCCAGTTGATTAACTTCATCCATTATTCCGGGAGGCAAGGGATAGTCCATAGCCTGAACAGCTTCATCCAGATGCTGCACATTTTTCGTCCCAACCAAAATCGAACTTACTTCAGGACGTTGGGCGATGAATTGTAGTGCGAGAGGAATGAGTTGTTGAAAATCGTTGTTGAGTAGTGCTAAATAGGGCTTTAGTTGCTCAGCGTGTGGTGAAGAGGTTGTTATCAATGTCTTAGCGCGTGGTGTGAGCCAGCCCATCGCTAAGGGAAAACGAATCAGAATACCCAAAGCATGGTCAGCCGCTTTTTTTATAGCGTCGAGAGCTCTTCGGTCTAGCAGGTTATAGGTCAACTGCACAACATCGAAATCTTGTAAGGCAATGATGTCATCGATTAGATCATATTCACACGACGCTCCCAAAAAGCGCACTTTTCCGGCATCTTTGGCCTCACGCATGGCTCTTACCGTGTCGCCTTGCTCGAGCACGTTGCGGGGATTTGGTCCAAAATGGATTTGCAATAAGTCGATTTGGCTGGTGCGAAGTCGAGCTAAAGATTCCTCAATAGATATGGCAATCGCGTCATAGCTAAAGTCGTAATAGGTTTCAGGTTCTCTGTTATGTTCTCCACATTTCGTGGCTAAAAAATATTGATGGCGCCTTTTAGAAAGAGCTTGTCCAATGCGAACCTCGCTTTGATGATAGGCCGAAGCGGTATCAATGATGTTGATACCCAAATCCAAGACGTGATGTAAAACCGTCGCGGCTTGTTCGACTGAAGGCCGCTTAATGTCGTCTCCTTGTCCTATGCCCCAGTCACGGCCAATTTCCAATGCTCCAAATCCGATGATGCTAACTTGTTCCCCTGTTCGTCCTAGAACGCGGTATTCCATATTTGTCGTCTCCTTGTGAAAAATGCGTTATGCTAAGATTAATTTCTATTAGCGGGAGTGAGAGTGGTATCACTAAACGCCATTTGCGCATTACCTTTTTGCTGCCCGGACCTCCTTCGGTTCCGGTTGGCGGTTACCGGGTTGTCTACACCTATGCCAATTATTTGGCAGAACGAGGGCATCGGGTGGAAATTGTCCATGCTGGCAAGTTAGGGCAATTTCCCGCTCCACAGCCCTCTTCATGGCGCACTTTACGTAACGCGTGGCGATATTGGTCGCGGATCAAGCCAGCCATTATTCCGCCTCATGTATCATGGCATATTTTTCACCCCCGGGTAAAACTATCCTTTTTGCCAGGAGAACCCGTTAATCGGGTGATGCCGGCATCGGATATCATTGTTGCCACGGCGTGGACGACTGCGGAATATGTTCAAGGATACGCAAAAGAGAAAGGAGAACCTTTCTATCTTATCCAACATCTCGAAACATGGCAGGGGAAGGATGAGCGTGCCCTAGCGACATGGCATTTTCCGTTTCACAAAATTGTGGTGTCGCACTGGCTTCATGCGGAAGGAACAAAACGAGGGCTTGAGGACTTAATCCATATTCCCATTGCCGTGGATCACCAGCTATTTCATCCTGGTAAATCGTTAACACGGCGACCACTGAGCATCTTAGGCATGTATCATCCTGCTCCCTGGAAGGGCGGACAAGATATGTTGGCGGTGATGACCCGTTTGCATGAACGATATCCGTCCCTTCCTATTTCTCTGTTTGGGACGGGGATCCGGCCAAAGGAACTCCCATCATCGTTTCGATATGTGCAAAATCCTTCGCAGGCCGAGCTGGCGGTTTTATACCGCAGTCATGCCATTTTCGTTCATACCAGTTATTTGGAAGGATGGGCATTACCCCCGGCCGAAGCTATGGCATCAGGGTGTGTGTTCGTAGGAACGGACAGCAGAGGAAATCGCGATTATGCGATTCCTAATGTCAATGCTTTACTGGTTGAACCAGGCCATATCGAGGAGCTATTCGCACAGATATCGCGGGTGATTGAACACGAAGATTTGCGCGATAGACTCCAACATGAAGGATTTAACACGCTGCAAACTTTTACGTGGGAAGATTCGACGGACATGCTGGAACAGTATTTTTTGCGTTATGTGCCATGATTCACGAGCAACACGTTCCGCAAAGCATCGAAACATGGAAGGAGCGATACTCATGGCGAACGAATTTCTAGACGTCTATGATGATCAGGGACGGTGGATTGGGGTGCAATCTCGCGATAGGGCTCATAGCCTGGGATTGTGGCATAAGACCTTTCATTGCTGGATTGGGGGCTATTGGCAGGGTGAACCCGTGTTAGTGTTGCAGCTACGGTCCCCAAACAAGGATATGCATCCTGGGCTCTTAGATGTATCATCAGCCGGTCATCTGCTTCATGGGGAAACTCCCGAAGATGGTATTCGAGAAGTGCGTGAAGAACTCGGATTGGCGTTGAATGTGTCTGATGTGATCTTTGTGGGGGTTTCACCCCAATCTTTTGTCGCTCCGAACATAATCGACCATGAGTATTGTTATGAATATGCCTTTTGGATGATGCAGCCGATATTGCCCGATGTCTTTACCTTAGACACAACGGAAGTGGCCGGTATCTTTCCTATCAGTTTGCACATTCTTTATGATTTGTTTAGCCACCACGACGAGACCCTACACAATGTGCAGGGATGGAAACAAACTCCGGAAGGACTGTGCGCCACAACCCTTCCGGTGAATGTTCACAGCTTTGTTCCTCGTGATCCAGCATATTATCTTGACTGGGTTACGTGGTTTAAACAACACATGCCAGAGTCTTAGTTGAGTTGTTCAGATGGCCGAATAATAATCTCGCTAACCGAGACAGATTCAGGCTGCTCAATCGCATACAGAATAGCTTCTGCGATACTTTGGCTATTAAGAGGTTTCCCAGGAACACGTGCTTTCAGGGCATTGAGTGCTTCCTGATCAGTTGTCGTATGTAATA is a window encoding:
- a CDS encoding acetate uptake transporter — translated: MTGKLANPGPLGLAGFAFTTWMLSMINAGWFDARSLGMVIALAMAYGGTAQLVAGVLEYPRGNTFGTVAFFSYGAFWWSFALFAHYFGSAVPSAFVGWYLFMWGIFTFYMWIATFRINRALQLVFLFLWLTFVVLAVGTWTHSALTQAGGYLGLITALLAFYASAADVVNPAFGRDILPLHPYSPESSQKTARRSAS
- a CDS encoding aldo/keto reductase, whose amino-acid sequence is MEYRVLGRTGEQVSIIGFGALEIGRDWGIGQGDDIKRPSVEQAATVLHHVLDLGINIIDTASAYHQSEVRIGQALSKRRHQYFLATKCGEHNREPETYYDFSYDAIAISIEESLARLRTSQIDLLQIHFGPNPRNVLEQGDTVRAMREAKDAGKVRFLGASCEYDLIDDIIALQDFDVVQLTYNLLDRRALDAIKKAADHALGILIRFPLAMGWLTPRAKTLITTSSPHAEQLKPYLALLNNDFQQLIPLALQFIAQRPEVSSILVGTKNVQHLDEAVQAMDYPLPPGIMDEVNQLAK
- a CDS encoding glycosyltransferase family 4 protein, which gives rise to MLRLISISGSESGITKRHLRITFLLPGPPSVPVGGYRVVYTYANYLAERGHRVEIVHAGKLGQFPAPQPSSWRTLRNAWRYWSRIKPAIIPPHVSWHIFHPRVKLSFLPGEPVNRVMPASDIIVATAWTTAEYVQGYAKEKGEPFYLIQHLETWQGKDERALATWHFPFHKIVVSHWLHAEGTKRGLEDLIHIPIAVDHQLFHPGKSLTRRPLSILGMYHPAPWKGGQDMLAVMTRLHERYPSLPISLFGTGIRPKELPSSFRYVQNPSQAELAVLYRSHAIFVHTSYLEGWALPPAEAMASGCVFVGTDSRGNRDYAIPNVNALLVEPGHIEELFAQISRVIEHEDLRDRLQHEGFNTLQTFTWEDSTDMLEQYFLRYVP
- a CDS encoding NUDIX hydrolase; translation: MANEFLDVYDDQGRWIGVQSRDRAHSLGLWHKTFHCWIGGYWQGEPVLVLQLRSPNKDMHPGLLDVSSAGHLLHGETPEDGIREVREELGLALNVSDVIFVGVSPQSFVAPNIIDHEYCYEYAFWMMQPILPDVFTLDTTEVAGIFPISLHILYDLFSHHDETLHNVQGWKQTPEGLCATTLPVNVHSFVPRDPAYYLDWVTWFKQHMPES